The following nucleotide sequence is from Pseudonocardia abyssalis.
AGCCGCAGCTGGCGCCGGACGAACACGACCATCGCCACCGCCCCGACGGCCACCGGGATCCACGGCGGCACCCGGGCCCCGCCGCGCGCGGCCTCGCCGATCGCACTCAGGCCGTAGACCAGGCCGCTGAACGCGACCGCGGAGATCAGCACCGACAGGACGTCGAGCGGGACCTTGCGTGTCTGCACCGGCACCCGCAGCAGCGTGGCCCCGGTGGCGAGCGCGACCAGGGCGATCGGCAGCACGATCCAGAACATCCAGCGCCAGTCGAGCGCGGAGAGGATCAGGCCCGAGATCGTGGGGCCGACCGCGGGCGCCACCGCGATGACGATCGAGATCGTGCCCATCGTCGAGCCGCGGCGCTCGATCGGGATCAGCGTCATCACCGTGGTGAACAGCAGCGGGATCATCACCGCGGTGCCGACGGCCTGCACCACGCGGCCCACCAGCAGCAGCTCGAAGCCGGGCGAGAGCGCCGCGATCAGCGTGCCCGTCGAGAAGATCGTCATCGCCGCGACGAACACCTGCCGCGGCGAGTAGCGCTGCAGCAGGTACCCCGTGACCGGGATGACCACCGCCATCGTGAGCAGGAACCCGCTGGTCAGCCACTGGGCCGTGCTCGCGCTGATCTGCAGGTCGACGATCAGCACGGGCAGTGCGACGCTCATGATCGTCTCGTTGAGGATCATGACGAACGCCGAGCCGACCAGCAGCCCGATCGCCAGACCCACCCGCGTGGCCGGTGCCCCCGGCTCGTGGAGAGCGACACCATCGCCGGACATGTACTTCCCCCCGTTCCAGCGACCGGTCGGGCCGCCGTGATCCGACGGTACCGACCACCCCTGACACGCCGCAGCCGTGATAACCGCGGCCGTGACCGCCGCCACGCCCTCAGGCCGCCTGCGCCGTCGCCCGCCGCGAACCCGACCACCGGCGCCGGCAGCACGCCAGGTCGGCGTACGCCCGGTCGCTACGTCCGGGGCCCGTCCCGGTCACGGCGGGAGACGGGGTCGCGGCGGTACGCGGGCGCCCGGGGCGACGATCGGCGCGGGCCCCGCTCCAGCAGGGGCGCCGTCCGGGGCGCGACGACGGTCGACAGCACGATCACACTCGTCGAGCGGGAGACGGTGCCGGAGCGGTCGATCTGCAGCAGCGTCTCCTGCAGGTCCTCGTGCGAGGCCGCGGCGAGGCGGCACAGCACGTCGGACGTGCCGGTGGTGGCGTAGGCCTCCAGCACCGCGGGCAGCGCCGAGAGCTCCGCGGTGACGTCGTCGAGAGCACCCTGGGCGATCTCCAGCGTCACGAACGCCTGCACCGCGAACCCGGCCGCGACGACGTCGACGTCGGGCCCGTAACCGGTGACGACGCCGTCGCGCTCCAGGCGGTCGAGCCGCGACTGCACGGTGCCCCGCGCCACCCCGAGCGTGCGGGACAGTTCCAGGACGCCGGCGCGGGGCGTCTCCCGCAGGGCGCGGAGCAGGTCGACGTCGAGGGCGTCCAACATGGGCAGACTGTACAGTTTCTGACGGTTCCGACTGGCCGATCTGCCCATCCCGTCCAGCCCGAGCGGGGCCTGTTGCGCAGTGTCGGGTCGTGACGCTGTCATGGGTGCATGAGCATCGACCAGACCCTCACCGGCCAGGAGCGACTGGCCGATCTCGACCTCGACCAGCTCCGGCAGCTCGTCGGCCTCGTGGAGCACGACGGCGACACCGACCCGTTCCCCGTCACCGGTTGGGACGCCGTCGTGTGGGCCGTCGGCAACGCCACCCAGGCCGCGCACCTCTACCAGGCCGTGTGGGGCATGGAACTGGTCGCCTACTCCGGCCCGGAGACCGGCAACCGCGACCACCACGCCTACGTCCTGCGCTCCGGCGCCGTGCGGTTCGTGCTGACCGGGGCCGTCGACCCGGCCTCGTCCGTCGCCGACCATCACCGCCGCCACGGCGACGGGATCGTCGACATCGCCCTCGAGGTGCCCGACGTCGACCGCTGCGTCGCGCACGCCCGCGCCCAGGGCGCCGTGGTGCTGGTGGAGCCGCACGACGTGACCGACGAGCACGGCACCGTCCGCTCCGCCGCGATCGCCACCTACGGCGAGACCCGGCACACGCTCGTCGACCGCTCCCGGTACTCCGGCCCCTACCTGCCCGGGTTCGTCGCGCGCGGCGGCGTGACGGCAGGGCCCCGCCTGTTCCAGGCGCTCGACCACGTCGTCGGCAACGTCGAGCTCGGTGAGATGGACACCTGGGTCGGCTTCTACAACCGCGTCATGGGCTTCACGAACATGGCCGAGTTCGTCGGTGGGGACATCGCCACCGAGTACTCCGCACTGATGAGCAAGGTCGTGGCCAGCGGCAACCACCGCGTCAAGTTCCCGCTCAACGAGCCCGCGATCGGCAGGAAGCGCAGCCAGATCGACGAGTACCTGGAGTTCTACGGCGGGCCCGGCGCGCAGCACCTCGCGCTGGCCACGACGGACATCCTGCGCACGGTCGACGCACTGCGCGAGCGCGGCGTCGAGTTCCTGTCCACACCGGACTCGTACTACT
It contains:
- the hppD gene encoding 4-hydroxyphenylpyruvate dioxygenase; this encodes MSIDQTLTGQERLADLDLDQLRQLVGLVEHDGDTDPFPVTGWDAVVWAVGNATQAAHLYQAVWGMELVAYSGPETGNRDHHAYVLRSGAVRFVLTGAVDPASSVADHHRRHGDGIVDIALEVPDVDRCVAHARAQGAVVLVEPHDVTDEHGTVRSAAIATYGETRHTLVDRSRYSGPYLPGFVARGGVTAGPRLFQALDHVVGNVELGEMDTWVGFYNRVMGFTNMAEFVGGDIATEYSALMSKVVASGNHRVKFPLNEPAIGRKRSQIDEYLEFYGGPGAQHLALATTDILRTVDALRERGVEFLSTPDSYYSDPALRARIGRVRVPVEELASRGILVDRDEDGYLLQIFTKPLGDRPTVFFEIIERHGSLGFGAGNFQALFEAIEREQERRGNF
- a CDS encoding DHA2 family efflux MFS transporter permease subunit codes for the protein MSGDGVALHEPGAPATRVGLAIGLLVGSAFVMILNETIMSVALPVLIVDLQISASTAQWLTSGFLLTMAVVIPVTGYLLQRYSPRQVFVAAMTIFSTGTLIAALSPGFELLLVGRVVQAVGTAVMIPLLFTTVMTLIPIERRGSTMGTISIVIAVAPAVGPTISGLILSALDWRWMFWIVLPIALVALATGATLLRVPVQTRKVPLDVLSVLISAVAFSGLVYGLSAIGEAARGGARVPPWIPVAVGAVAMVVFVRRQLRLQRDDRALLDLRPFAHRSFVVSVLLVALSMMALFGALILLPLYLQEVLGTDPFTTGLVVLPGGLVMGLLGPVVGRAFDRVGARPLVIPGSVVLSAALWMLTLLVGGPLWTVVAAHVVLSAGIAVMLTPLMTDALSSLPASLYSHGSAIITTLQQVAGAAGTALFVTVMTIASVSDGAIDAAGVRVAFGTAAVISLGAIGVSLLVAPKRRAAAEKVDAAA
- a CDS encoding Lrp/AsnC family transcriptional regulator, encoding MLDALDVDLLRALRETPRAGVLELSRTLGVARGTVQSRLDRLERDGVVTGYGPDVDVVAAGFAVQAFVTLEIAQGALDDVTAELSALPAVLEAYATTGTSDVLCRLAAASHEDLQETLLQIDRSGTVSRSTSVIVLSTVVAPRTAPLLERGPRRSSPRAPAYRRDPVSRRDRDGPRT